AACGGCTAAACAGCATGGCATTTATGGATTTTGTTATTATCATTATTGGTTCAAAGGCAAACGTTTATTGGAAAAACCGGTTAATGAAATATTGAACAGTGGGGAGCCTGATTTTCCCTTTTGTTTGTCTTGGGCCAATGAGACATGGACAAGAAAATGGGATGGGCAGGAATCCGATATTCTCATGGCCCAGAATTATGGGGATCGAGAGGATTGGGAAGAACATTTTAATTATTTGGTAAAAGTATTTAAGGACAAACGATATATTCGAGTGGGAGGTAAGCCGTTATTTCTGATCTATCGGCCAGCCAGTATTCCTCAATGTGAGGAAATGATTCAGTTTTGGCGTGAATTGGCTTTGAAGCATGGCCTGAAAGGGATCCATTTTGTGCAGACCATTGGTGGATTCCCTACATTTAATCGTCAGGTCTTTGATGCAAGCATGGAATTTGAACCGCATTATACGTTTGCACATGGACATATGAATGGAATCTGGATCCAAATGAACATCAAGGGACAGCAACATATTGCTGTGAATTACGACAAGGTATGGTCCTCAATTCTCGAACGAACACCACACCGTAACGGAGAAATTGTCTATCCAGGTGCTTTTGTCAATTGGGATAATACACCGCGGAGAGGCGTTGACGGACAGAGTACGCTCGGTTCTACTCCAGAGAAGTTTGGGCTGTATCTATCAAGGCAGATGGAGAGAGCAAGGACGCTGTACAAAAGTGAATATCTTTTTGTTAATGCCTGGAATGAGTGGGCGGAAGGGGCATATCTTGAGCCAGATCAAAACTATGGTTACGCTTATTTGAGAGAAATGAAGAAAGTAACTCAGCACGAACTATCGACCAGAAACAAATCTGTAGGAGGGAGTTCCGAATGAGGGAACTCTCTCTGATTTGAGCTTATTTACAGACTAGGTTTCGTTGTCAGTACCGTTTTTTGTTTGCGGTATTCCGTTGGCGTTAGCCCTGTATGCTTTTTGAACTGTCTGGAGAAATAGTACAAATCACTAAAACCGAGATGCTCGGCGATGGCAGTTATTGTGTTCGGGGTGCAGGTCAGCAGTTCCTTGGCCTTATCGATTTTTTTGCCAGTAATATAGAGGATCGGAGGAACACCGATCTGCTGCTTGAAGAATCGAATGAAATAATTCGGATGCATGTAGGCGATCTGGGCCAGATCCTGAACCGAAATATTCTCTTCGATGTTGGAATCAATATAAGCCAGAATGGTGGACAGTTTCTCCATGACAGGAACGTTAATAAAAGAGATCTGATCCAGATCCAGATTCATTAGATAGTGGGATAGTAACTCGGTCAGTTTGCTCTTGGCCATCATATGGGCATAGACTTCATCGGATTTTGCATATGTAAGGATACTGCTGAAGATTCCTTGAATCAACTCAGGTTGATCTATCGTACAGATGTGTGGGAATTTCAGGATTTGGAACAAATTGATTCCC
This Paenibacillus xylanexedens DNA region includes the following protein-coding sequences:
- a CDS encoding glycosyltransferase WbsX family protein — its product is MKVIALHLPQFHRIEENDRWWGDGFTEWTNVKKAAPLYSGHHQPKQPFQGKYYDLSDPDVRKWQAETAKQHGIYGFCYYHYWFKGKRLLEKPVNEILNSGEPDFPFCLSWANETWTRKWDGQESDILMAQNYGDREDWEEHFNYLVKVFKDKRYIRVGGKPLFLIYRPASIPQCEEMIQFWRELALKHGLKGIHFVQTIGGFPTFNRQVFDASMEFEPHYTFAHGHMNGIWIQMNIKGQQHIAVNYDKVWSSILERTPHRNGEIVYPGAFVNWDNTPRRGVDGQSTLGSTPEKFGLYLSRQMERARTLYKSEYLFVNAWNEWAEGAYLEPDQNYGYAYLREMKKVTQHELSTRNKSVGGSSE
- a CDS encoding AraC family transcriptional regulator — translated: MNHQTLLTNYLSNLQVELFMVNYNRCDTDWRDLDYTPDYSKFYFICEGEGWLKIGDEEYYPAPDQLILMPEGIKQSYSAINDRPFLKYWCHFSAKVGGINLFQILKFPHICTIDQPELIQGIFSSILTYAKSDEVYAHMMAKSKLTELLSHYLMNLDLDQISFINVPVMEKLSTILAYIDSNIEENISVQDLAQIAYMHPNYFIRFFKQQIGVPPILYITGKKIDKAKELLTCTPNTITAIAEHLGFSDLYYFSRQFKKHTGLTPTEYRKQKTVLTTKPSL